The window CGGACTGCCATGCTTCCGGTACGAGACATCACACCGAGCATACTCTGCCCTCTCACAGCTTTGGCAACCAATGACTGGCCTTGTCCAGCAccgtataatttaattttatctttCTCTACATGATCTGGATCGCCTGCAATCTCGTTGTCTGGCTCAATTATGTACTCTTCTATAGTTGTGTCAGCTCCGGTTCCAAGTCCTTCAACCAATAAGACCATTTCACCTGTAAACACATAATTCTTCGACATAAGATCACGGTCATCACTTATGAGTTTCAATCTTAAATTAACTTCATTTTCACTTTGCAGTTACATAATgaaacaaattttcaatatataatGCAGACAAACCTGAGACATCTTCCCTTCCACGTAATCTCTGTAAAACATGTTTAGCCTCTTCCATCCGACCTTTACTCGCGAGCCACCTAGGAGATTCAGGCAGAAAGAATGCTGCCAATGCAAAATATACTACAGATGGTATAGAGAGAACCCCGAGCATCAATCTCCAGCTAGGAGCATCCAACAATGACATTCCAAAAACCATGCAGTACGCGAAGAACATTCCAACACAACCAGTGAACTGTGGAAGGGTATTCAGCAAGCCCCTTATCTCTGATGGGGCGGTCTCAGATATATAGAGAGGGACAAGAGTGACAGCAAGACCAACTCCAAATCCATCTATAAGCCTTGCAATAAGCAGGACATAGACATTCGGAGACCAAAACATCACTATACCGCCAAGAAAATAGAGAACTGATGAGGCAATAATCATAGGGCGCCGCCCAACTGAATCTGATACTGGTCCAGAGAATGTTGTGATAAGAGTGGCTCCAATTAGTGACATGGCTACAATCAGCCCTTCTAGGGTAGGCTGCGTTTCCAAACTAAATTCCCTTTTTATGTAAAAAACTGCCCCTGCAACACCTCATTGGATAAGTATCATGTACACTCAAAGCTTCAGAAAGAAACAATGGCATATAAAAAAGTCTGACTGTGTTGAAATATAGAATAAGATCCAATTGGGACCTTCCTCAAACACCTTACGGTTTTAGATGGACCGGTTCTCAACATAGTATCAGAGCTCTAGTCTGGgacaatattctcacaatttaataTGGACACGAAGGAATGGTCACCTAATTACATCAAATATTAAACTAACACATACATATATGATTGATTATGTACCTGCTATTGTTGCATTGTCCCATCCCTGCAACATATTGCCAATTGTGGCAGCAACGGCCACAAGCACAGCTCCTCTCATTCTCCTTGATTAAGCTTTTTTATGTGGGAAATCACTtaaacttctgtttcaactgtTAAATCCAACTGTTAAATCCTCTGCAAGTTCTTTACACTGGCAGGTCTCCAGATCATATCCTTAATGTACATTTGATTTCAAGATGCTGAAACCACCACATCGCACAATCAGAATTTCATCTCCGATctacacataaaataaaaaaaaaaaaaaaaaactaatgcaCGATCCAACAAATGTACAATTAAACGTATAaagctaaaaaaaaattaaaaattaaaaaatgtacataaaatgatgaagaagaaaCTGAGATGCTGGCAAGTGGTTCATTCGTATGAAAGCGGAAGAGATGTGTTAAAATGAATTAGACATGGTATTAGAACTGAAGGAAATCTTGTTGTGTGTGTTTGCATGTACATATTATGGGTGAGTTTTTGAGTGAAAGTGAGGAGGAAATACGAGAAAGTATAGCAAACATATGCATTTTACTAGTTCAAACCGAGATGTCGCTATGACCAAGAAACTCTGATATGTTCACTCTTCTTCCGCGTTTTTATACAAAGTTTTTTATTTGTCAGGTAACGTGTTAtactttgttgattttttttttccgaaaTAAACGTTACTTTATtgatttaaaaagaattttgttattatttatttagatgTTACAATCTTATTCTATTGTGCTTGATTAGttgttttataataaatttacacAAAATAGAAGGTAATTTCCTACGGAATCTTTTGATAGGAAATAGTCGAATTAATATCCCAACACCACATTTGATAGAAATAGGCCTATTAACGGATTGGATTCGGACCAAATCAGTTGAAATTATATCCCAACACCACATTTTATAGGAATAGGCCTGTCAATGAATCGGATTCGGACTGAATCAgcctaaatttatttattctatcAAATCGAGATCAGATCTTTTACGATCCGATCCATATCCAAATCTATTAGATTACACATCACGAATCGGATATCCGGATCCATTTAgctttttttgatttttttgatttagatttaaaaaaattaaaaaaataataatcatgttGGTGATTCTTTAAATTCAAGAAGaactcctgacaaaaaaaaaatcaaaaagaacAAGATTAAATGAAACAATTATGTACACAAATTAAGTTAAATAAGGAAAATACACAAAATGGTGGAATTTCGTATGGGTATTAGTTGCTCCAACTTTAAAACTCATGTATACTagttaattaaatgatttttcAAACACACTCCCGATCCACGACTCACATGAATAGTATGTGATAGactattataacaaaatttgggTGATGATCAATAGAGTTTTATTCGAGTAAATAGATTATTAACTAAGtatttattaacaaaattttagattttataaaactacaacgttttaaaaagtttagttacatttatttaatatttatttataaattattagcaCGTACATATGTATTTATCTTTAATGGTTACCatattataattagaaatttatttattcaatggttcaaagaaattttttaagtgAAATATTTgtagtattaatttttttatataaaaaatgtataaatgtgtttttgaattaaaaaacaattatgTAAGTTTATTGAATTTTTCTAGAGAGTGTATCCTGAACTTAGGTGAACATAAATATATGTTAGAGATTACATTGCATGTGTTTTTGATTGTCGTGGTTTGTTTATGTTGAATTGAAATTTCCCCGTGGAAagattttgttaaatttttttttttaatataatatctaTAGTATTGGCTAGAATTAATTCTTTATATTGTTTTATGaagaattttaaatgatatcCTGCAGATCTGTATATGTtacaaataaaatcatattagtGACGAACACGTAAATACGTACGACTCGAAGGATATAATTTTATAGTGAGTAAATGTCCAAGTCAACAATCATAACATCCGTCTACAGATTGATTGAAATCATTTTTTACATGCCTGTAGATTATTTCCCGTATCCACCGGATTTTGTCATGTGGATACGCAGTTATTATTCACCAGTCAAGTGTCGACTATAAATCCCCATATTACACAGATGTACTTCTTCATTCTCAATTATAGACTTGAATATTTCAgaaactcatttttcatactCAACAACATACTATTTTTCTGTTAACACCAAGTCCAAAAAAATGAATAATCATAGTGATGACGGATGGAGTCATGAAGAGAATAAGTTATTGGAGGATTTACTTGAACCCCAGATTGATGATGGATGGACATCCGAAGATAACAAGTTAGTCGGGGACTTGCTGGAGGATCTAGAGGTCATTGAGTCATCGAATAATGGCTCCAGAGATATTGTAAAGGAGGATAATGGTGGTCCATCGAAGAAAAGAAGGGTGACAAAAAAGCCGAGGGCAAAGCCAATTCCATGGACTGAAGATGAACACAAGTAATGTAACACTATTTTTTGTactttttagaaataaaagCATTGATTAATAATCAACaacttttttaattatgtttattcTCATTATTTTAGATATTTGTTGTGCAGGTTGTTCTTACTAGGGCTTCAGCGGTTTGGAAAAGGGAAATGGAAAGCCATATCAAATAACTATGTGCATACCAAAACTCCAAGTCAAATTGCTAGTCATGCCCAAAAATTTAATAAGCGCATTGACAATTCTACACCTCTGGAAAAACGCAGGCGAAGTATCAATGATATCTGGTTTGTGGAAGAAGACTTTGATTTCTCAACCTACAATCAACCAAGTTCTATAAATCCCCCGCCAAATGTCCAACAAAATTATGCTCCTCGTACTATTCAACCTCAAGTTCTTAATAATATAAATCCTCAAATAATTGTGTCTCAGAATTTCATTCCTCCGAATTCTCAGCATGTGGCTTACAACCAGCCAAATTTTATAAGTCCCCAACCAATCATGCCTCAAAACTATGTTCCTCATACTATTCAACATCCGGTACTTCACAACATAAGTCCTCAACCAATCATGTCTCAGAATTTCGGTCCTCctaattttcaatatttggCTCAGAATCAAATGCAACAAACTATCATGTTCCCTGAAAACGACTACTAGTAGTGTTAATTAGTGGATTTGTAGCACTAATATGTTCTATATAAGGGAAAAAtaaggttatatatatattgtagttTGTTATagtcatataataataataatcaaattttatgtaGTAACCTAATAGTTCTAAGATGAATATGTACTCTTATTGTtctcattgtattgttcaactATGTTCTCATataagtattttattattatagccTATAGTTCAAATGTGTAAAGATTTACCATTATAGATGAATGTTATTTACAAGTTCTATGTATAAAGGATAATCAAGGAACCTGAAAGTGGTTAAAGAAAGTATGAATTTATTGATGATATTATGGGGAGTACTTAGCACTTTACCCTATTTTTCGGCGCTTTTCGAATTAGTCGGAAACATATTTTTTGTCATATTACACCTCTAAATTCATACTCATTTTATTTTGCACCCTTTTAACCAAATTCCGTCCAAATTGACTATTACCGTTAGCATAAGtcaggataaaatattaaagatgTATATAATCATAATCTAATTTTGAAGAAATCTTTCATATTTTACCTTTTTTCATGCTAAAATAACAGTCAAAAGGTTGCAAAATAAAGCAAGTTCAAAATATAAACGATTAATTACCTTTTAACCCTCGAAGTTTGGATGGATATTTTGATGCGGCCTTGATATTTAAAGTCGTTCGATTCAATCCTTAAAGTTTCACTATTGTACCTTTTGGCCTTTTTTTCAAATAACGGTATGTAACGGAgggtaaacttgacaattcatattcagggtaaagtttgggcgtaccttttaacccttaaagtatacatctcgttccttttaacccctaaagaatacattaaaatacattagatgttccttttaaccctcgatgtttaatgccccttttaaccctcacgtgtgaaatgtcaactttgtacaccccgttatataccggtatacgGCATAAGGGCTAAACAGTACATTCGAAAAACTTGGAGGGTTGAATCGAACGACTTTAAACATTGAGGCCGCATCGAAACATCTATCCAA of the Daucus carota subsp. sativus chromosome 4, DH1 v3.0, whole genome shotgun sequence genome contains:
- the LOC108217355 gene encoding transcription factor SRM1: MNNHSDDGWSHEENKLLEDLLEPQIDDGWTSEDNKLVGDLLEDLEVIESSNNGSRDIVKEDNGGPSKKRRVTKKPRAKPIPWTEDEHKLFLLGLQRFGKGKWKAISNNYVHTKTPSQIASHAQKFNKRIDNSTPLEKRRRSINDIWFVEEDFDFSTYNQPSSINPPPNVQQNYAPRTIQPQVLNNINPQIIVSQNFIPPNSQHVAYNQPNFISPQPIMPQNYVPHTIQHPVLHNISPQPIMSQNFGPPNFQYLAQNQMQQTIMFPENDY